aggatggttcagtattcacatacctctttgttgatgaagtacttcaaatgtcttctcttgatcttcagtcttcagtTTTCAAGGGTTATACAGTAATGTATGATACTttactaccatactctaatcctagtccgagaccgactttagtagactagaaatcaagatatagcttttgtgcatctaacataggaaacaagcttgagatagataaacttgtgagttcgacggaGTAGTACTTTAACATGAtagatgttttgtttttttttccaaaaagaggCAATCCTCAGATATAACTCTGATTCAAGATCAATAGTGATTATAATACTGACTCGCGAGTATCCAACAGTTACATGGGTTTGAAAAGTTTCATACAGACTATATATCCAAACCACTTAACACCATAGTCCCGTGAATATAAAAGTTCTATTCCTAACCAATTTAGATGTAACAAGACAAGTTTAAACGATGTTGGTTGGATCAAAAGAAATGCATCGAAAccatataaaaatataaaaataatgaggATGTTAGGATCCATAAAATCCAACCAATTCTCAAGGTTTTCTTCTAAGTCACACTAGAACATGTGACATGGACATAATATAATCCATAGATACAACCATATGCCATTGATTTTATTCAAAGTAACAGTAACCTTAGTAATAGGTATAAAACCGGTTATCATTTTGTTGAATTGGAATGGATTGATAAGGGTCTGTATCGAAAGCGGTCTAGGTGTCGTTAGTATGGTAAAAAATTGTACACGTGTCTTTAGAAACCTTGTTGCTGCTACAATGTGAATTTGCATCAAATTATAGTGCCTATTAATGTTGTTGCCGAGGTAATCTTTATTGatgttgcttcctgaaaatttGTTGAGGACATGAGGTTGGTGTGTGGACTCCTTTGATATATAACTGGTGCTAGTTGATTGAAAAGTCAGCAAGATCTTTTATAAGAAATTGATTAAAAAAATCTCAGCATTAACCGGAAACCAATTCAATCAACCATAAAACTCTTGCAAGATTTAGAATTAGCAACAATAAAATACCCAAATATATAATCATTGAAAATAAGTAATGAAATTACACAAATAAAAAAAGACTTAAGTAAAAACTAGATCGATTCAAGCAGAGAGGAAGACTAAGAAAAGTTGTTGAAGAATATAACCAAGTAAAAGTATTCATATCTTAACTAAATAGCAACCAAAATCCTAGAAAAAAGAAGGACTTGGAGAAAACAGCGGAGAAAAAATACGGGTTGAGAAAGGAGCCGATCTGAGAAGGAAAAGCCCAAAATGGTTAAGGATTCGTTTGGTATTTGGAGGAGAAAgtcttttgagttttttttttccaaatccaaaaaaacatacagaagaaaaaatattatataacaaCATATTTCACTATGAATACATAGTGGATCATTTTTTACAATCCCATAAAAGATATACAAAATAAATGAAAAACACCTAGAAGAGATATTTAAAAATGAAGCAAAAACAACACAAATACGtacaaaaatgaaagaaaaatccaTAGATACATAGTACATTCACATATTGGTAGGTGGAAGCGGATGGATTGTTAAGATTAACAATTACTTCATCCCCACTGTCTTCTTCACAGTCTTCACCGCATCTTGTGTTGTTTTCGTCACAGTGTCCGCTGCACCTTGTGCCGTGTTCATCATTGTTGTTCCGGCCTGCATAAGATTTACAACATAAAGTTATACTCCCACGCATTATCAACAAATCAAAATCAGTCAAAAAGATTAATTACATACAATACACACTTGAGTTTATTAACTTCTACATGACTATATGATAACCGTTGATATGTTTTAATGTATACCTGCTGAAAGACGTTCTCCTGTTTCGGCTGGGCAGCTTTGGATAATGAATGAGCTGCATTGGAAACCTGATCCGCAGCTTTGTCAACCGGACTCTTCTTAGAAAACATCTTGGCACTCTTAAAATAGAAGGAAATAAGTTTATTCAAATTGTGTTTCTTGTtatcttttctcttctttgtatggGTGTATTTATAGAGATTTTAATGGTAGTTTACTTCTTTATACTATAACTTTGCTGCAAGACATGTCGATTGCTGTGTGGTGGAAACGATCGTTGATTTTCTAATAACACGCCATGTCAAAATCAATAATAGAAGAACAGTAACACATTATAGAGATGATGTTTCTATCTATGTGGTCGACCTAAAATTTAAAATATCTTGCAAAGTTTCATGAAGAGATAGACTAAATGGTCATTATCTAGTACAGTTGGATGAGGCACTTGCCCTACATAAATCAGATTTTAGGACCACAGACAATTGTGGCCTTGTGGGCAGGGGTGGCAATTGTTCTTGAAGAAACATTGCAAATCACTTGGcaacaaaaataaattataaaattatCCGACTCGTCTTAGATCTAATTAAAATTACCCGATTCACATGTTTTCTGAGTCGGATCTGATCCAAAAATATGTGAGTCAATGACTTTGATTTTATTCGTCATGGATATTTTATTTCCCGATTCGAATCAAAAATTAGGTCCGAATCAAATTACGAGTTAGTTCTAACTCAAACTGAAAGGTAAAATGCCTGACATCTGATTTGGCACGAATTGAGAGCCGAGACAGAGCCAGACTCAGCAAGGAAACAAACACCTTCCATTAAAATTTCATGAGTTTTGCGCATGTGAGATTAATCAATAAATTTGATAAACGACTAAGATTGAATAACATTTACTCATATTGACTTTTATTATGCATTAGAAATTTTGAAAGTTAGAACTTTGTACTGGTATATCCTTGGTTCGCGGTATTACAAACATGACATCTATCATTAGGCATTACATATCCTAATATACCTGTATTACAAATTCAAAAGATTACACACAGTCCCAATTTTCTTCCTAAAATCTGTTTCATCATGGATTCATCCACCCATTCATAATTTCGATCCAATCAAAATCATCAACGGAGCAAGATTGATACAAATAATACAAACAGTAGCAAGAATAGAACCTTGCTGAAACCCTTTCTTTAAAATTTCAATCCCCATCCCTGAGAAATGGATAAACGCCAAAAAGCCTGCAATCAACAAAGAAACTATAGAACCAGTCTGGGTTCCTCTCAATTTAACTACTTGTTGAGGAGAAGCAATTACGAACAACATCGCATAAAGGGGTAATTCCAATTCTTTTGGAAATATGTAGAACAGTTTAAAGGCAAGGGCCAAGAAAACTGCCCAAACACCATTTTCACCCTTGATCCAAGTGAAAATCTCTTCAGGTGCTTGTAAAATGAACAGAGGAACAAGAAATGATTTATGAATTGAAGTTCCATTCGCAATTATTAAAACTGCTGAAGCAGTGACACAGACCCATTGGAGGTTTTGAGGTGACAACAATGAACCAGCTCCATTTATTTTTCCCATGATCTGATTATTTTTTATGGGTGTTTAATTTTAATGGGGACTTTTTGGGTTGTAATAGAGTGAAAATGGAGAAGGAGAAACTGTGGGTTTGAGTTGCACAAAGCAAAGAGACAACATTTCTACTACTTGTAAAAATTTGGGGATGTCTCCtctttctgaaaaaaaaaaactttaatggCGGTGGGTGGAGATTAGATTACTGTTAAAAGAATTGGGGGGAAGTCGGTAAGACAAGGTGACTCACAATGCACTTAGCTGATCAAGGAGGTAACGTAGTCGTAGTGACTAGTGAgagatgttttgatttttgagtTCCTTGACAAGAGATATTTTGTCACCTGATTTGTTTCTTTTGGCAAAGAGATATTTTGTGTCATGATTCTTCATCAAGTCTTATATTTGTTTTTTCTGTCGACCTAGTGTTCGGATCTGATTTGGTCCGTAACGCTATGTCCTCTGGTTTtccaatctagcatctagattgaATTGATATGTCAGCTAGAATAACTTCCTAAGTCTTATGGTAGTTTCAATCTAATATCAAAATGCGTTGAATCATCTTTTGCGGCCGGGATGAATGGAATAGTGTAACCATCTCAGCCGTTGGATCAGAAAATAAATCAATATGCACTAAACCAAACAACGAGAAGTTGATTTTCTCTGTGTTGAACCATTTAGCGAAGCTATTTGACTACTAATTCACATACGAGATATATCTGGAGAGAGAAATAGTGTCAAAGAATAGGAAACACTTTTTTATCTAATCTAGCAGTTAAATCTAGCTCACGGGACTTCGCTTAACTCGGCATGAGTCGTTTGTGTTTCGGTTTGAGTTAGTTCTTATTCGTGATCTGAGGAAAACATCACTCTTTATTTGGACTCGCTTGAATTAGGGAATACGATACTCATGATTCATTGTGTCAAGCCACTGACTCACGTAATTTTAAGTTAAACGGTCATTATCTAGTACAATTGGATGGGGCACTTGCCCTACCAGAGTCATAAATCAGATTTCAGGACCACATGCATTTCGCTAGCTAACTGTTGTGGCCTTGTGGGCCTGGGAGGCAATTGTTCTTGATGAAACATTGCAAAACACTCCGGCAACAAAAAAATAAACTGTAAAATTGTATGACTTATCTGGATCTGATTAAAATTACCTGACTTATTTGAATCCGACTCACTATGTTCGTTTATTTTAgagaattttgataaagtacccgCTTTTTGTATACCCACTAAAAAAATGCCCcttcttttttttaggtttctcgagtccggttcaggatcgttacaccgcttTCAGGTTTTTTTACATTAGTTCCCAAGAAGGGTTCATCATTTCAAGTGTTTTGGTTGGAAGAAAACGATCttctacaacatttttttttAGGTTCGTCGAGCTCGGTTCAAGATCGTGACAAcgctttcaggttcgtcgagcccAGTTCAGGATTGTTACACCGTTTTCAGGATCGTAGGACACTCTCCCCACCAAGGAGATGTAGTTCGGAGGTAAATAGGACTTTTAATTGGAAAGATAACTGTCACCTAGCACTTAACTGGATGAAATTTtacttttgaataaaacgggatactttaacaaaattttaaaaaacggGGGCACTTTTTTAGGAGTGATGCTACAGGGGTTGGGAACCGTGAAAATCACCGCGTCTCATAGCCCCTGGGACCCGCCGGAGCTTGCAGGGGGTGGGTTATGGGTCCCCCATTTTTTTGTGAGGTGCGGTGACATTCAGGACATTTGATCCGGTGAATGTAGCATtattgatttttttagtgtaaCATGAAAAGTAagggtactttatcaaaaatCCTTTTTTATTGAGTCAAGGCTCATTCATCCGACTTTAAAATATGTGAATCACTAACTTGATTCtattcatcaaagatattttatttCCTGATCCAAACGAATCTGAATCAAAAGTCAGGTCTGAACCAAATTACGAGTTAGATCTAGCTCAAACTAAAAGACAAACATACATCTGATTCGGTACGAATTAGGAGGGGAGTCAGATCCAAACATGGACTCAAGAAAACAAACACCCACAGCCTACCCTTTGAAATTTCATGAGTTTTGCGCATGTGAGACTAAATGTTATCTGCTCATAAAGGAGTTTGATTCAATAACGTTTATCATCTGGATTTTTATTATGCATTAGAAATTTGGAAGTTAGAATTTGGTTCGCCGTATTACAAACATGACAAATCCTAATATACATgtattacaaaaagaaaatcacataaaaaagatTACACAAAGTCCCAATTTTCTTCCTAAAATCTGTTTCATCACAGATT
This genomic stretch from Papaver somniferum cultivar HN1 chromosome 5, ASM357369v1, whole genome shotgun sequence harbors:
- the LOC113277201 gene encoding cold-regulated 413 inner membrane protein 2, chloroplastic-like, whose protein sequence is MGKINGAGSLLSPQNLQWVCVTASAVLIIANGTSIHKSFLVPLFILQAPEEIFTWIKGENGVWAVFLALAFKLFYIFPKELELPLYAMLFVIASPQQVVKLRGTQTGSIVSLLIAGFLAFIHFSGMGIEILKKGFQQGSILATVCIICINLAPLMILIGSKL